In Aptenodytes patagonicus chromosome 6, bAptPat1.pri.cur, whole genome shotgun sequence, one genomic interval encodes:
- the TWIST2 gene encoding twist-related protein 2 gives MEESSSSPVSPVDSLGTSEEELERQPKRFGRKRRYSKKSSEDGSPNPGKRGKKSSPSSQSYEELQSQRILANVRERQRTQSLNEAFAALRKIIPTLPSDKLSKIQTLKLAARYIDFLYQVLQSDEMDSKMTSCSYVAHERLSYAFSVWRMEGAWSMSASH, from the coding sequence ATGGAAGAAAGCTCCAGTTCTCCTGTTTCCCCTGTGGATAGCTTGGGGACCAGTGAAGAGGAGCTGGAAAGGCAGCCAAAGAGATTTGGCAGGAAGAGAAGATACAGTAAGAAGTCCAGCGAAGATGGCAGCCCTAACccagggaagagggggaaaaagtcCAGTCCCAGCTCCCAGTCTTATGAAGAACTGCAGAGCCAGAGGATCCTGGCCAATGTCAGAGAGAGGCAGAGGACTCAGTCGCTCAATGAAGCTTTTGCTGCCTTGAGGAAAATCATCCCCACTTTGCCCTCTGACAAACTCAGTAAAATCCAGACCCTCAAGCTGGCGGCGCGGTATATAGACTTCCTCTACCAGGTGCTACAGAGCGACGAGATGGACAGTAAGATGACGAGCTGCAGTTACGTGGCTCACGAGAGGCTGAGTTATGCCTTCTCCGTATGGAGGATGGAGGGAGCGTGGTCCATGTCAGCCTCCCACTAG